Below is a genomic region from Pseudocalidococcus azoricus BACA0444.
TAGCGAAGACGAACTCAAGGATATCAGTCTCAATGAATTGACGGATGCCGGGGGTTCTCCACTACGAACCGATTTAATAGAACAACTCCTAAACCGGGTCATTTCTTCTTACTCCCTAGAAAATTGCTATCAACATCGCCTTGGACATCAAGTTTGGGGACTACTCACCGTGAGCCTCGTCCGTGATGACCATGAACAACCGCTGTATTATATTTGCCAAATTCAAAACATCGATCCCCTCAAACAAATCCAAGCGGAACTCCAACAGGTGAATACAGAATTGGAGTACCTGACTCAGATTGATAGCCTGACGGGGGTCTTTAACCGCCGCTATTTTGATCAGGTGCTGGCCCAAGAGTGGCAAGTAGCTTGTCGGGAGGGAGATTACTTCGCCCTATTAATGTTGGATATTGACTATTTCAAGAACTATAACGATGCCTTGGGACACCAGGCCGGGGATAGCTGCCTGATCCAAGTTGCCCAGGCCCTCCAGCGATCCATTCACCGCTCCTCTGACCTAGTGGCCCGCTATGGTGGTGAAGAATTTGTCTTGATCTTGCCCCGTACCGATTTATCTGGAGCCGTAGTGATTGCCCAACGAATTCAAGACCTCATCTCAGCCCAAGACCTCCCCCATCCAACCTCAGCAATTTCGCACCAGTTAACCGTCAGTATTGGGATTCAATGTGGCATCCCCAGGCCAGGTCAACCCCCGCAAACCTGGTTAAGAGCCGCGGATGATGCTCTCTACCTAGCCAAGGAAAAGGGGCGGAATCAGTATGTGGTGAATGGGTCTGAAGCCGCTATTTAACCCGATAGCTGTCATCTGGTCTTAAACCGGAATTAGGATCAAAATAAAGAGGCAAACTGATTGAGACACCAGGAACGGATTCATGCCTAAAGCGGCTTTACTGACGGCGATTGCTGGCCTCAATCGGGGAATTCTCGCTAACCCAACGGAAAAGAAAAGGGTTGATGAATTGGCCCAGGGCCTAGAAGCAGTTAACCCCACCCCTGATCTCTTGCAGGCTCCTGATAAGCTAGCGGGTAACTGGCGGTTGATTTATACCAGTAGTCAAGCCTTACTGGGCCTGGATCGTGCGCCTCTGGTCAAATTAGGGCAAATTTACCAATGTGTCCGGCCAGCGGAACAAGCCATTTTTAATATTGCCGAGCTTTACGGGCTGCCTTACCTGGAGGGCCTGGTGAGTGTGGTGGCCAAGTTTGAGCCTATTCCTGACGCACCTGCCAGAGTCCGGGTAAAATTCCAACGCTCGATCATTGGCTTAAGACAACTGCTCAATTACCGCAGCCCAGAACAGTTTATTAGTCAACTCGCCAGTGGTAAAACCTTGATGGGTCTGGACTTCAAGCTCAATAGTGAAGAACAACAGGGCTGGCTAGATATTACCTATCTGGATGATGATCTGCGGCTGGGGCGGGGGAACGAAGGAAGCCTGTTTGTTTTGAGTAAGTCTTAGGTCTTCTCCCCCATTTTCCCAAGCCTAAACTTGCTGACATAGGCTAATCTCTAAGGGTCAAGGATCACCGATCGGAGTGCAGTAGCGGTCATGGAAAGTTTGTGTGGGCGGGATGTGTTAAGCATGGCTGATTTGAGCCGGAGTGAGGTTTTATATCTACTAGATTTTTCTTCGCAAATGAAATCTGGCGCGATTACCCCCCGCTGTCCCAAAGTCCTGGGCCTCCTGTTCCAAAAAGCCTCAACCCGCACCCGCGTCAGTTTTTCTGTGGCCATGTATCAACTGGGGGGAAATGTCATTGATCTCAATCCCCAATCTACCCAAGTTGGCCGGGGGGAACCGTTGCCAGATACGGCCCGAGTCTTAGATCGCTATTTAGACGCTTTAGCCATTCGCACCTTTGCCCAGGCCGACTTAGAAACCATTGCCAATCACGCCCGCATCCCCGTGATCAATGCCTTGACGGATCGAGAACATCCCTGTCAAGTTCTGGCGGATTTACTGACCTTAAAGGAATCATTCGGGGGCCTGGAGGATTTAACCCTTACCTATGTCGGGGATGGCAATAATATGGCTCATTCCTTGTTGTTGGGGTGTGCTTTGGTGGGGGTAAATATTCGGATTGCGGCTCCTGTGGGCTATCAACCTTTACCGGAGATTGTCAGCCAGGCCGAGGGGATTGCGGCGGGGAAAAGTGAAGTGGTGATTACGACCGATGTGAAGGCGGCGGCGGTGGGAAGTCATGCCCTCTATACAGATGTTTGGGCCAGTATGGGACAAGAGGATGAAGCTGCGGATCGAATGCCCTTATTCCAGCCTTACCAAATTAATGATGAGCTATTGGAACTGGCTAACCCCAATGCCATTGTCCTCCATTGTTTACCGGCCCATCGGGGTGAAGAAATTACGACGGCGGTGTTGGAAGGCCCCCAGTCGCGGGTTTGGGAAGAAGCAGAAAATCGTCTCCACGCCCAAAAAGCTCTTTTAGCTAGCATTCTTGCCTAATTTCTCCCTGATTTGAGACTCCAGCAGATCAAGGTTGGGGGAATTAAGGGCTTTGGGACAACTGATGATTTTGGCAATAGTCTTTTCGGTTGCCACCACTGTCCGGCCTGGGGAGAGGCGTTAAGCTAAAAAAGAACGGTGTCCAGAATACGACCCATGACGAAGAACATGATTAAAAAAGTTTGGCAAACCCTGCGCCCGGCCCTCGGTGTCTTGGTGGCAGCAGTATTAATTTGGCAATTGGCTCTTGATGGGGGGACTGTCTTAGCGGCTCGGAGTGGCGGGCGCGTCGGGGGTGGCTCTTTCAGTCGGCCGGTTCCCAGTCGGTCCTACTCTCGGGGTGGTGGCTATGGAACTCCAGTCTATGGCGGGGGCTTTGGCTTTCCGTTTTTAATTCCCTTTTTTGGCCTTGGGGGCGGTTTTGGCGGCCTGTTTACCCTGATTTTGTTCTTTGGCCTGGCTAACTTCCTGGTTTCGTCCTTTCGGCGATTTCGGGAGGAGGGAGATAGCGGCATGGCCAGTGAATTGGGCAGTAGTAACCCAGCCGTGTCTTTGCACGTTCTTCATGTGGGCTTAACGGCTCAGGCTCGGGAACTACAGGCGGACTTAAATCGGATTGGCCTGAGTGCTGATACGAGTTCTGCCAGCGGGTTAACCAAGGTATTGCAAGAATCCACTTTGGCTCTGTTGCGGCATCCTGACTATTGGGTCTATGCAGCTTCTGAGGAAAAACAAACCAGGCTCTTAGCCGCAGAAACTCAATTTAACCAACTGGCATTAGCAGAACGGAGCAAACTCTCGGCCGAAACCCTCTCCAACTATCGCCAAGAACTTCGTCAGACCCCAGTGGTGGCCCTGAGCCAGGCCGAGAAAGATGCCCTTGCCTATGGGTCTGCCAGTGGTGAATATATTGTTGTTACCTTGATTGTGGCTTCTGAGGGTAAATTCAACTTACCGAAAATTAACTCCAGCAGTGATCTCCGCCAGGCCCTCCAACAGTTGGGTGGGATTAGTAGTGATCGATTGTTGGCGGTGGAATTACTGTGGCAACCCCAGGCCATGGGTGATACTCTAACTGCTGATGAGGTTCTACTGGCTTATCCGCAGTTAAAGCTAGTTTAGGCGCGGGAGACCACAGCAACCATAAATTCCCAGGCCCAGTTAGGACGGATCCGCTCTAGGTGGTGAAGGTTTAACTGGGTCTTTTGGATCAGACCTCGCAATTCTGCACGGGTGTAACAGCCCCGATAGGTTGAATCTAGCCAAGGCAGCAGCCAATCATAGATCTGACAGAGCCAATAATCTCTGCACCAATCCACAATGATGAGTTTGCCAGCCGGATCGAGGACGCGTTTCATTTCTGTTAGAGCTTTTACAGGTTCGGGGAAATAATGAAAGGCACTGCTGGTGACAATCCGGTCAAAACTGGCATCAGGAAAAGGAAGTTGCTGGATATTGGCAGATTCAAACTGGGCCTGGGGAAAGGATTGACATTTATTCATGGCCACAGCCAGCATTTTGGAAGACAGG
It encodes:
- a CDS encoding PAP/fibrillin family protein, with the translated sequence MPKAALLTAIAGLNRGILANPTEKKRVDELAQGLEAVNPTPDLLQAPDKLAGNWRLIYTSSQALLGLDRAPLVKLGQIYQCVRPAEQAIFNIAELYGLPYLEGLVSVVAKFEPIPDAPARVRVKFQRSIIGLRQLLNYRSPEQFISQLASGKTLMGLDFKLNSEEQQGWLDITYLDDDLRLGRGNEGSLFVLSKS
- the argF gene encoding ornithine carbamoyltransferase — its product is MESLCGRDVLSMADLSRSEVLYLLDFSSQMKSGAITPRCPKVLGLLFQKASTRTRVSFSVAMYQLGGNVIDLNPQSTQVGRGEPLPDTARVLDRYLDALAIRTFAQADLETIANHARIPVINALTDREHPCQVLADLLTLKESFGGLEDLTLTYVGDGNNMAHSLLLGCALVGVNIRIAAPVGYQPLPEIVSQAEGIAAGKSEVVITTDVKAAAVGSHALYTDVWASMGQEDEAADRMPLFQPYQINDELLELANPNAIVLHCLPAHRGEEITTAVLEGPQSRVWEEAENRLHAQKALLASILA
- a CDS encoding DUF1517 domain-containing protein, translating into MTKNMIKKVWQTLRPALGVLVAAVLIWQLALDGGTVLAARSGGRVGGGSFSRPVPSRSYSRGGGYGTPVYGGGFGFPFLIPFFGLGGGFGGLFTLILFFGLANFLVSSFRRFREEGDSGMASELGSSNPAVSLHVLHVGLTAQARELQADLNRIGLSADTSSASGLTKVLQESTLALLRHPDYWVYAASEEKQTRLLAAETQFNQLALAERSKLSAETLSNYRQELRQTPVVALSQAEKDALAYGSASGEYIVVTLIVASEGKFNLPKINSSSDLRQALQQLGGISSDRLLAVELLWQPQAMGDTLTADEVLLAYPQLKLV
- a CDS encoding class I SAM-dependent methyltransferase, with the protein product MTLRKSLEARIQQQYDRMAAHYDHRWHDYLDKSLHILQAWSDIHASHRVLDLACGTGEFAYRLLSQYPELNFTGIDLSSKMLAVAMNKCQSFPQAQFESANIQQLPFPDASFDRIVTSSAFHYFPEPVKALTEMKRVLDPAGKLIIVDWCRDYWLCQIYDWLLPWLDSTYRGCYTRAELRGLIQKTQLNLHHLERIRPNWAWEFMVAVVSRA